TTGGCCACACCGGCCAGCACGCCGGCGCTCACCATGACGGTGAAGACGACCACCATGTAGGCATCGAACAGGTTGGCGGTGTTTTCCATGGCGCCCTCTCAGTCCTGTCCGCCACCGACCGCGGCGCGCAGGCGGTCCGAGAGGTTATCCAGAAGCCGCCGTGAGAAAAGCACGAACAGGAGGCAGAAACCGGCGAAGACGAAGAGATCGATGGGCCGCGACTTGGCCATGGCCAGGAGATCGCTGGAGATCATGTTGAGGAAAAGGGGCACGGTGAAGGCGGCGACCACACCTAGCACGACGTGGCGCAAAAGCGCCTTGAGGGCGAAGCCCGCCGCCCGTTCGCTGAGGAAATAATTGGCGATGCCGCCCAGCACCCCGGTGGACAGCATGATGCCCAACAACAGCAGAAGATAGCTTTCCAGCATGATGCCGCCGGTCACCATCTGGGTCGATCCCTGCAACTCCATGGTCCTCCTCCTTGTTGTTTTTGCTTGGGGCACCGTGCCTCATGGTGCAAGCCGGGTCTCCACCAGGGTGACCCAGTAGGCGGCACCGATGGGCAGCAGCGCGTCGTTGAAATCGTAGCGCGGATTGTGCAGGGTGCAACCGCCCGTGCCGGGACCATTGCCCAGCCAGACATAGCAGCCCGGTTTTTCCTGCAGCATGTAGGCGAAATCCTCGGCGCCCATGGAGGGCGGCAGATCAGCCCGTACCTGTTCTTCCCCCACCAGTTGCGCGGCCACCTGGCGGCAGAATTCCGCCTCCCGCGGGTCGTTCACGGTGGCGGGATATCCGCGCCGATAAAACACCTGCGCCTCCATGCCATGGGCCTGGGCAATCCCCATGGCAAGCCGCTTAAGGTTGCTTTCCACCTCCTGCTGCACCTCCGTCCGCAGGGTGCGCACCGTGCCGCCCAGCTTCGCTTCCGGAGGGATGACATTGTAGGCCTCGCCGGCGTGGAAACGGGTCACGCTCACCACCACGGCATCCAGGGGATCGGTGCTGCGGCTGACGATGGATTGCAGGGCCTCTACCAGCGCGGCAGCGGCGACGATGGGATCCCGTCCCTGGTGGGGCATGGCGGCATGGGCACCCTGCCCGCGCAGGACGATGTCGAACTGGTCCGTGCCCGCCATCACCGGCCCCCGGTGTACGGCGAACTGGCCCAGGGCAAGGCCCGGCCAGTTGTGCAGGCCGTACACCGCCTCCATGGGGAAGCGGGTGAACAGGCCGTCTTCGATCATGGCGCGGGCGCCGCCCTCGCCTTCCTCGGCGGGCTGGAAGATGAAATACACCGTGCCGTCGAAGCGGCGGCTGCCCGCCAGGTATTCGGCGGCCGCCAGCAGCATGGTGGTGTGGCCATCGTGGCCGCAGGCGTGCATGCGGCCGGCATGACGGGAACGGTGGGGAAAGGTGTTTTCCTCCTCGATGGGCAGGGCGTCCATGTCCGCCCGCAGGCCGATGGCACGGCGGCTGTGGCCGGCGCGCAGCACGCCCACCACGCCGGTGCCGGCCAGTCCGCGATGGACTTCCACCCCCGCCTTTTCCAGAAAGCGGGCAACGACGTCGCTGGTGCGGTGTTCCTCGAAGGCGAGCTCCGGGTGGGCGTGCAGATCATGGCGCAGCGCCGCCAGACGGGGCAGCTCGGACTGGAAGCGGGAAAGGACGGACATAAGCGCTCCTGGTGGGGCTCCACAGATTATGCCACGCGCCTTACACCCCTTTGGCGCCGCTCCTGCCGGTGGCGCGCGGGGGCCGTCGCCGCCCTTCCGGCGCAAGTCCCGTGCCCGGCGGCTGCCAGGCGGGGACGAGATGATGTTTGCCGTTGCCGATGAGATCGGCGCGACCCATGCGTTTCAACGCCTCCCGCAAAAGCGGCCAGTTCTCCGGGTCATGGTAGCGGAGGAAGGCCTTGTGCAGCCGCCGGATGCGGCCTTCGCGCACCACCTTCACCTTCTGCGCATGCCGCAGTCCGCGCAGGGGATTGAGCCCGGTGTGGTACATGGTAGTGGCCAGCGCCATGGGCGTTGGCAGGAAGGTCTGCACCTGATCGAGGCGGAAGCCGTTCCGCTTCAGCCACAGGGCGAGCTTCAGCATGTCCTCGTCGGTGGTGCCGGGATGGGCGGCGATGAAGTAGGGAATGAGGTATTGCTCCTTGCCGGCCTCACGGGAAAAGCGGTCGAAGAGCTGCTTGAATTTCTCGTAGCTGCCGATACCGGGTTTCATCATGTGGGCAAGGGGGCCCGGTTCCGTGTGTTCCGGCGCAATCTTGAGGTAACCGCCGACATGGTGCTGCGTAAGCTCCCGGATGTATTCCGGCGAGCGCACGGCGAGGTCGTAGCGGATGCCGGAGCCGATGAGCACCTTTTTCACGCCGGGAATGGCGCGTGCCTTGCGGTAGAGGGCGATGAGGGGGCTGTGATCGGTGTTGAGGTTGCCACACACGTCCGGATAGACGCAGGACAGCCGCCGGCAGGCGGCCTCGATCTCCCGGCTTTTGCAGGCCATGCGGTACATGTTGGCGGTCGGTCCGCCCAGATCGGAAATGACCCCGGTGAAGCCCGGCGTCCGGTCGCGGATGTCTTCGATCTCGCGCAGGATGGACGCCTCGGAGCGGCTCTGGATGATGCGTCCCTCGTGCTCGGTGATGGAGCAGAAGGTGCAACCGCCGAAGCAGCCGCGCATGATGGTGACGGAAAAGCGGATCATCTCCCACGCCGGAATCCGCGCCTCCCCATAGGCCGGATGCGGCCGCCGCGCATAGGGCAGGCCATAGACGTAATCCATCTCTTCGGTGCTCAGGGGCAGCGGTGGCGGATTGAGCCAGACGTCCCGCTCCCCGTGGCCCTGCACGAGGGCGCGCGCATTGCCGGGGTTGGATTCCAGGTGCAGCACCCGCGAGGCATGGGCGTAGAGCACGGGGTCGCTGGCCACCTGCTCGAAGGCGGGCAGGCGGATCACCGTCCTCGAGCGGTCCGCCCCGGCCCGGGGACGTTCCAGGCGCACCACGTGGGTGGACGGGGCTTCGCAGGCCACTGGCGGTTCCGCGGCATAGGGATTGACGGGGGGCATCAGCGGCCCTGGTGTGTCCACCCGGGTGGAATCGATTTCCACCCACTCTGGCCCGGGCCGCCAGCCCCGCGGGCGCAGAAAGGCCGTGCCGCGGATGTCGGTGATGGCGCCGATGGGCTCGCCCTTCGCCAGCCGATGGGTGAGCTCCACCAGCGCCCGTTCCGCATTGCCGTAGATCAGCATGTCCGCCTTGGCGTCCACCAGGGCCGAGCGGCGCACCTTGTCCGACCAGTAGTCGTAGTGGGCGATGCGGCGCAGGCTCGCCTCGATGCCGCCGAGGAGGATGGGGACATCCGGATAGGCCTCGCGGCAACGCTGGGCATAGACCAGCACCGCGCGGTCGGGACGCCGGTTGGGCTCGCCATTGGGGGTATAGGCGTCGTCGGAACGGATGCGCCGGTCCGAGGTGTAGCGGTTGACCATCGAATCCATGTTGCCGGCGGTGACGCCGAAATAGAGATTGGGCCGGCCCAGGGCGCGGAATGGCTCGGCGGAATGCCAGTCCGGCTGGGCGATGATGCCCACGCGGAACCCCTGGGCCTCCAACAGCCGGCCCACCAGCGCCATGCCGAAGCTGGGATGGTCGATGTAGGCATCGCCCGTCACCAGGATCACATCGCAGGAATCCCAGCCTAGGGCGTCCATCTCGGCCCGGCTCATGGGCAGGAATGGGGCGGTGCCGAAGCGCCGGGCCCAGTAGGGGCGGTAACGCATGAGGGGCTTGGGGGCTGAAACGTTCATGGCTCCATTCTACCCGGGGCGTTTTTGCGCCGGGACTTGGCGTGGCTGGCCTTGGGCGAGGCGCATCACGGGAACCCCTTTTGGCCCCGGAGGCTGCGGGCGTTTTTGAGCCCATCCCCGCCTTGAGGTTCCCGCCGGTGGCGCGAAGCCTCCCGGGGGCGGCCGATGGTAAACTTGCAGCTTTGCGCCATCATTCCAAGACTTAAACTCCAAGGGAGCCATCATGCAACTTCCCCTGCAAGTCACTTTCCGCGACGTGCCCCACTCCGATGCCATCGAGGCCGCGATCCGGGAAAAGGCGGAAAAACTCGACCGCTTCTACGACCGCATCATGGCGGTGCGGGCCGTGGTGGGCACCATCCAGCGCCATCATCATCAGGGCAAGCTCTACAACATCCGTCTCGACATCACCGTGCCGGGGGGCGAGATCGTCATCAACCGTGACAAGGCGGAAGACATCTACGTGGCGATCCGGGACGCCTTCGACGCCGCCCGGCGCAAGCTCGAGGATTTCGCGCGCAAGCAGCGGGGCGAGGTGAAGACCCACGAGGTGGAGAGCCGCGGGCGCATTGCCCGCCTCTTCCCCGAGGAAGGCTATGGCTTCATCGAGACCGCGACCGGCGAGGAGCTTTATTTCCACCGCTTCAATGTGGTGCACCCGGATTTCGAACACCTGCGGGTGGGGGACGAGGTGACCTTTCTCGTCGAAACCGCCGACGAGGGGTTGCAGGCGAACCGCGTCACCGTCCACCGGGCCTGAGTCACCTGGGCCGTGTCCGTCAGCGGGGATCCATCCCGGCGGGGGATCGCCGCGCCAGGGGTTCCAGCGCCTTGGCCTGCCGGGGGCTGAGGCTGCGCCCCGGCCATGGCAGGAAGGCGGGCACCTGCCGGCGGTAGCGCCGGTAGGCTTCCCCGTAGCGGGCGATGAGCTTGTTCTCCTCCAGGCGGCTGCCCACCACGAGGTAGAGGGTGAGGCTTGCGGCGGTGACGAGCCAGGCCGCATCCATGTCCCGTGTCCAAAGAAAGAGCAGCCCCAGCGCATACCAGGGATGACGCACATGGCGGTGCAGGGGGGAGAGGGTGAAGGCCTCCGCCTCGGCGTCGGGGCCCACGCGGTCGCGCCACTGGCGCAGGCCCAGGAAGGTGGCGCCGTCATACCAGCGCAGGCTGACGGCGAACCCTCCCACCGCCAGGAGCGCCCCCGCCCATTCCACCGGCGCGGGGACGTCCCACAGCAAGGGGCCCCGGAAGCGCCAGGTGAGGGCCAGTGGGGGCAACAGCAACACGGTGGCGATCAGGTTATAGGCGAGGCGGTAGGCGGGCAGGAAGGGGGGATAGTGCTTTGCCACCCAGCCCTTGACCCTGAGGCTTGCGGCAAGGGAATGCAACGCGCCGTAGGCAAGCCAGGCCAGGGCGATGATGATGAGTTCTCCCATGTCAATGCTGCAGCGCTCCATACAGGCGCGCATACAATCCATCGCGCCGGATGAGCTGCTCGTGGGCGCCTTCCTCCACGATCTGACCGTTCTCGAAGACCAGGGCGCGGTCCGCCTGTTTCACCGCTGAGAGACGATGGGCGATGATCAGGGTGGTACGCCCTTCCAGGAAATCGGCCAGGGCGGCGTGCACGCGGGCTTCCGTTTCCGCATCGAGGGCGGAAGTCGCCTCGTCGAGGATGACCACCTGCGGCTCGGACAAGACCAGTCTGGCGATGGCCAGGCGCTGACGCTGGCCACCGGACAAACGCACGCCCTGGCGCCCGATGAGGGTGTCGAGGCCCTTCGGCATGGCGCGCACGGTGTCGGCAAGCTGGGCGATTTCCAGCGCCCGCCACAGCTGGTCGTCGGTGAGTTCCCGCCCCAAGGTGAGATTCATGCGCACCGTCTCGTTGAAGAGCGCAGGATGCTGCAGCACCGTGCCCACGTGGGAGCGCACCACGTCGAGACCGATTTCCTCGATGGGGACGCCGTCGAAGCGCACCGTTCCCGACTGGGGGGTGTAAAGCCCCAGGATCACCTGCACCAGGGTGGACTTGCCCCCACCGGAAGCCCCCACCAGGGCCACCTTTTCCCCGGGCGCAATGGACAGGGACACGCCGTTCAACACCGGTGTATCGCCGTAGCTGAAATAAACATCCTCCACCGCCAGGCTCACTGTGCGCTTGCCCCGAAAAGGGTTTTTGAGATGGGGATATTCCGGCTCCTCCTGCAACCGCAGCAGCTTGTTCACCCGTGACAGGGCGGCCTTGGCACCGTAATAGGCATACTGGATGCCCAGGATCTCCTGTACCGGGCCCATCATGAACCAGAGGTAGCCGAACACCGCCATCATCTGGCCGATGGAAAGACCCGAGAAGAGCACCATGAACATGGCGAGTGCCCGGAAGACATCGAAACCGAAGAGGAAGACGAGGAAGGACAGCCGTCCCGCCGCATCGGATTTCCAGGAAAAGGCTGCCGTGTGGGTGCGTATCCCCCGCGCCCGATCGATGACCTGGGCGATGTAATGGCGTTCCCGGTTCAGGGCCCGGATCTGGTGGATGGCATCCAGGGTCTCGGTGAGGGATTGCTGGAACAGTTCAAACGCGCTGTTCTCGCGTTTCTTGAGCTCCTTCACCCTTTTGCCCAGGACCATGGTGAAGTAGATGACCGCAGGGTTGAGGAGCAGAATGAACAGGGCAAGCTTCCAGTGCATCCACAGCAGCACCACCGCCGTGCCGATGATGGACAGCACGGCCACCACGAACTTGGAGATGGACACGCCGATGAAGTTGTCCACTGCATCCAGGTCCTTCACCAGGTGGGAGGCCACGGTGCCGCTGCCCAGGGTTTCGTATTCGGCAAGGGCGATGCGGGACAGGCGCAAAAGGAGCTGCTCCCGCATGCGATAGACCACATCCTTGGCGATGAGCACGAACTCGCGGGCCTGCCACACCCCGAGCACGAGGGCGGTCAGACGCAACAGCAGGGTCAAAAGCAGGGCGGCGAGGATGTAGAGCACCGGCCCATGCCACGCCGCGGGGGTGAGCCGGTCGATCATTTCCACCATGGGACCCGGCTTCTGCAGCAGGACCTCATCCACCATCAGCGGCATGAGCAGGGGAACGGGGACGCTGGCCAGGGCCCCACCGATGGCCACGGCGTGGGCGATGAGGAGGGATCGGCGGTGTTCCCGCAGCAGGGCGAGGATGGAAGACCAGGTGAAGCCGCGACGGGGCATGGTTACTGGACTCTGCGCATATCCTCGATGACGACCATCTGCTGCGGCACGTCGGCGGGGAAGGGGCCGCCGGCGCCGGTGGGCAGCCGGGCGATGCGATCGACGACCTCTTCGCCGCGGATCACCCGCCCGAACACGGCATAACCCCAGCCGCGCACCGTTGGCGCCGTGTAGTTGAGGAAATCGTTGTCCCGCACATTGATAAAGAACTGTCCCGTTGCCGAATGGGGTTCCATGGTGCGCGCCATGGCCACCGTGTAACGTTCGTTGCGCAAACCGTTGTTGGCTTCGTTGGGAATGGGCGGGCCGGTGGGCTTTTCCCGGAAACGGGTGTCGAATCCACCCCCCTGGATCATGAAGCCGGCGATGACCCGGTGAAAAATCGTGCCCTTGTAATGGCCGCTCTCCACATAGCGGAGGAAATTCTCCACCGTCTTGGGCGCCTTATCGGGGTAGAGTTCGATGACCACCGTGCCCAGGTTCGTCTGCATTTCCACCACCGGCGGCGAGGCGTGCGCAGCCGGGGCCATCAGGAGGGCAAGGAGAAGGAAAACCAGGGTTCGCATCATGGACAATCTCCCAGCGTAAAGGCCCTATTGTAGGGAGGCGCCACTGCGGGCGCGAGCCTTGCCCTGGCAATTTTCCGGCCATGTTCTATTCAGTGTGAATGTAAAACCCACCTGGAAACGCTTCCTTCACTGGGAGCGCTTTGGCAGGGGCAGCGGCGTGGCGGCTGCCTGGGTTGACGGGGGGATTCCATCGCCCCCGGGGAAGCGGTGCCGGGATCGGCTTGCCTGCGTGCACGGGGTGCGTGAGGAGAAGGTGGTGTACCGATTTCGTCTCTTGACCTTGTTGTGTCTTCTGACTTCCACCCAGGCGTGGGCCGATCCGCCGCCCGGTTATCCCTTCTTGCCGTTCGACGAGGGCGTCGTGCGGGCGCGTAAGGAGAACAAGCCGCTGTTTATCTACTTTGGTCGCTTCGGTTGTGCATGGTGCGATGAGGTCAACAAGAAGACCTTTGTCGATCCCCAACTGAAGTCGCTGCTCACCCGCCACTACGTGCTGGTCTATGTGGATGCGGAAAGCGGAAAACGACTGCGTCTGCCCAGTGGGGAGCGGATCACGGAGGCGGACCTGGGCGTGCGCTGGCGGGCCTTTGCCACGCCCCTTTTCCTCTACATGCTGCCAGACGGGACGGAGCTTGTGCGCGTCCCGGGCATCCAGACGGTGGAGGATTTCCTCCACTATGACCGCTACGTCCGCGAAGGGCACTACCGCAGCCAGACCCTGACCGAATTTCTGCGGGCAGCACCATGAGCCGCTGGCTCGTCTTCCTGGTGGGCTTATCGGGTTTTGCCCACGCCACCTGGCAATTCGATGCAGTCGTCGACGTGGTGGGTGGGCCGCCCCGTTTCTTTCACGTGGAATCCGCTGGGCGCAAAAACATTGCCATTTCCGGTGACTGGGTGGCGGTCGTCTACGCGGAGGATGAGGCGGGCGTGAGCCGTTGCCATCTCGCGTTGAAGAAAAGAGGGAACCCGGGCTTCCAAGCCCCCCTGCGTCTGAGCGGCGATGGCGAGTGTGCGGAGCCCACGGTCCAGGCACTCGGAGCAGGTGACTTCCTCCTCGGCTGGCAGGAGGCTGACCGTGTTTGGCTGCGGCAATTGCGGGGCGGACGGTTGACTCCCGCTCGGCTGCTGGCACGGGCAGCCGCCACCCAGGTGAGCCTTGGTTTCCACGCTGAAACCGGCGCCTTCGCCACATGGAGTGAACACGACGGCAAAGCCTGGCGCATCCGTGTCGCCGCCCTGGACCGCCACGGACGCCTTCGCCGCAGTCGGTTCGTGGATGCCGTCTCCGCGGCGGACCAGAACTATCCCAGCCTGGCGGTGTTGGCGGAAAACCGCTTGGTGGTGGCGTGGGAGGACCGGCGGGCGGGGCACACGCGACTTTACTACGCCGTTTCCCGTGACGCGGGGAGACATTTTTCCACGGCCCTTCCCCTCAACGAATCCGACTGGCCCGGCCAGAGCCTGGGGTTCGGGCGGGGAACCGGGGTGATGCGGGTCGCGCTTTCCCCTTGGGCGCAGGGGGTGGCCGCAGTGTGGGCGGACAAGCGCGATTTCCGCTCAGGGTATGACGTCTATGCCGCTTTTGCGCCGCTGCCGGCGCTGCGTTTCGGCCGCAACGAAAAAGTGCAGGACCCCTTCGGTGACAACATCGCCCAATGGCATCCCGCCATTGCCACCACGGGGGACGGCCAGGTGGCCGTGGTCTGGGAGGACGACCGTGACGGTACCCCCGACATCTGGTTGTCCTGGAGGACGCCGCAGGGTTGGAGCGATGATCTCGCCGTGCCCGGCGCTTCCGGTGCGGGGGTGCAATCCGACCCCAGTGTGGCCTTCGACGAGGCGGGCAACCTGCATCTCGTGTGGCTCGCCAAACCCGATCTCAATGCGCCGGCACGGCTTCGTTATGTCAGCGGCCGCCGGCTGCGTTGAACCTCCCGCACTGCGCCATCGCGGTGCACGCTGCGCCACAAGGGTGCAACAGTGGCGGCTTATGCTGCGTCCCATGGCGGAAAAATGCTATCCAATGGCCGGCACGCCTCTTGCATCGGGGAAAGGAGACCGCGTTCCGGCGGGGAGGTGTCCATGAAGGGGAAGAGATTCGATGCCCTGGGTGAGCCCGCGCGCTGCCCGGAATGTGAGGCGCTGGCGGAACAGCTCCGCCGGCTGGAGGTGCTGGCCTGGCGGGAAGTCTTCGTTCCCATGAACTGCCGGGAGGGCAGACGGCCGCCCCCAGCGGGCGAGCCCTACGTCTTCTTTCCCACCGCCATCGATCAATGGCCGTGAGGGTGGCCGCCGGCCGCACCGCCTTCGCGGCGCATCCGCCCCTTCTCGAGGATGCGTGCCTTCAGACCATAGTCGGCCGACACGCCTGCCTGGTTGAAGAAGTCTGCCGGGGTGCCGATTCCGAGTTCCCGGTGAGTCCTTAAAAAAATTTCCAATAAAGCTTGCATCCGCCCCCTGCCTCCCCCATACTGGCGGAAGCGAGATGTTCAAGCAGTGTGTTGGCTCGTTGGGCTGTGCCTCATTCTTGAACCCAGATTTGCCATTAGGGCGCGCCCAGGCCGGGATGGCCCAGCGAGGCGGAGGCCATTCGACTTGCCGAAACGCCAAGCGAAGGCACGGGCCGCTCTAATGACAAATCTGGGTTGAATTCGGTACCTGTTCGTCGGCTTCTCCGTCTTGATCCTCGTCCCCTGGGCTTGCGCCCATTTTCAAACTTGTTTTCAGGAAATACAGACATGGCAACGGGTACAGTCAAATGGTTCAACGACGCCAAAGGTTTTGGCTTCATCACTCCGGATGGGGGTGGCGACGATCTCTTCGCCCACTTCTCCGCCATCCAGGGTAGCGGTTTCAAAACCTTGGCGGAAAACCAGCGGGTCACTTTCGACGTGACCGAAGGCCCGAAGGGCAAACAGGCATCCAACATCCGTCCTGCGTAAGCGGCGGTTTACCGATCCGGAAAAGGCCCGGGCGACCGGGCTTTTTCCTTTTCATGGGCGCACCGCCCGCAGGAGGCAGACATGGCAAAGGAAGAACTCATCGAACTCACGGGCACCGTCACCGAAGTGCTGCCGGATACGCGTTTTCGCGTGTTGCTGGAAAACGGCGTGGACGTGGTGGCCTACGCCTCGGGTAAGATGCGCAAGTTCCGCATTCGCATTCTCGAGGGCGACCGGGTGACGGTGGAAATGTCACCCTATGATCTCACCAAGGCGCGCATCAGTTTCCGCCACAAGGACGAGCGACCGGCGGCGCCCCTCCCGCGCCCCGCCTCCTTCCGCCGCCGCTGACGGGACACGTTTTCCAGCCAAGGTACACTTCCGGTTGGAGTGGGGGCGGGAAGGGAACCCGGCTCCCGGGAATCTGCTCTATAAATACGAAGGGCGCCGCCCTTGCGTCCTTTTCACCGAGCGAAAATCCCAACCCCGCAGAAAGAGAGAGGAGATCATCATGCGCCAACGTCTTTGCCTGATCTTTGCTGCTTCCGCCCTCCTGGTTGTCTCCGCCCAGGCGGCCGATCTGCCGGTGGCGGTGAAGATTCCCCGCCTCACCGTGGAGGCCTCGGAAAAGCTCGCCCGGGCGACGCTGGAGGCCTGCCGCAAGCAGGGGATCCAGATTGCGGTGACGGTGGTGGATCGCAGCGGGGACCCCATGGTGGTGCTGCGGGATACTCTGGCGCCGCGCCTGACGCTGGAGGTGAGCCGGCAGAAGGCCTATACCGCAGTGAACTTCAATGCGTCCACCGGTAGCATGGCGGGACGCTTCACCCATCCCTTCTCCGTGGGCAAGGTGGAGGGGCTCGTCTTCTCCGCGGGCGGCCTGCCCATCGAGGCGGCAGGCAACATCGTCGGCGCCGTGGGCGTGTCGGGCGCGCCCACCGGGGAACAGGACGAGGCCTGCGCCAAGGCGGGGCTTAACGCCATCGCCATGGACCTGGAGACGGCTGCGCTGTGAGGGGGCAACCGCGGGTGTGGCCGCCCGCCAGAGGGAGAGCGGCGTGAGTGCAACGGTCACGGCCCCGGCCGATCCCCAGCGCGTGCTGGCGGCGCTGGCCGCCCTGCACCGGGCCTGGCCGCTGGAACGCCGCATCCGCGAGGGCGCCTGTGAGACGACGCGGGAGACCTATCTTGCCGTCCTCATGCGCTGGCTGCAGACGGGGGCCCCGCCCACGGCCGATGGCTTCGACAGGGAGGCCCTGGATGAGCTCACCGCCCTCGATGTCCTCTTTCCCCGCGATGGCCGGCTGGCCTGTCCCCCTTTCGCCGTGG
The sequence above is drawn from the Burkholderiales bacterium genome and encodes:
- a CDS encoding amidohydrolase, which gives rise to MSVLSRFQSELPRLAALRHDLHAHPELAFEEHRTSDVVARFLEKAGVEVHRGLAGTGVVGVLRAGHSRRAIGLRADMDALPIEEENTFPHRSRHAGRMHACGHDGHTTMLLAAAEYLAGSRRFDGTVYFIFQPAEEGEGGARAMIEDGLFTRFPMEAVYGLHNWPGLALGQFAVHRGPVMAGTDQFDIVLRGQGAHAAMPHQGRDPIVAAAALVEALQSIVSRSTDPLDAVVVSVTRFHAGEAYNVIPPEAKLGGTVRTLRTEVQQEVESNLKRLAMGIAQAHGMEAQVFYRRGYPATVNDPREAEFCRQVAAQLVGEEQVRADLPPSMGAEDFAYMLQEKPGCYVWLGNGPGTGGCTLHNPRYDFNDALLPIGAAYWVTLVETRLAP
- a CDS encoding YgiQ family radical SAM protein; amino-acid sequence: MNVSAPKPLMRYRPYWARRFGTAPFLPMSRAEMDALGWDSCDVILVTGDAYIDHPSFGMALVGRLLEAQGFRVGIIAQPDWHSAEPFRALGRPNLYFGVTAGNMDSMVNRYTSDRRIRSDDAYTPNGEPNRRPDRAVLVYAQRCREAYPDVPILLGGIEASLRRIAHYDYWSDKVRRSALVDAKADMLIYGNAERALVELTHRLAKGEPIGAITDIRGTAFLRPRGWRPGPEWVEIDSTRVDTPGPLMPPVNPYAAEPPVACEAPSTHVVRLERPRAGADRSRTVIRLPAFEQVASDPVLYAHASRVLHLESNPGNARALVQGHGERDVWLNPPPLPLSTEEMDYVYGLPYARRPHPAYGEARIPAWEMIRFSVTIMRGCFGGCTFCSITEHEGRIIQSRSEASILREIEDIRDRTPGFTGVISDLGGPTANMYRMACKSREIEAACRRLSCVYPDVCGNLNTDHSPLIALYRKARAIPGVKKVLIGSGIRYDLAVRSPEYIRELTQHHVGGYLKIAPEHTEPGPLAHMMKPGIGSYEKFKQLFDRFSREAGKEQYLIPYFIAAHPGTTDEDMLKLALWLKRNGFRLDQVQTFLPTPMALATTMYHTGLNPLRGLRHAQKVKVVREGRIRRLHKAFLRYHDPENWPLLREALKRMGRADLIGNGKHHLVPAWQPPGTGLAPEGRRRPPRATGRSGAKGV
- a CDS encoding HPF/RaiA family ribosome-associated protein — translated: MQLPLQVTFRDVPHSDAIEAAIREKAEKLDRFYDRIMAVRAVVGTIQRHHHQGKLYNIRLDITVPGGEIVINRDKAEDIYVAIRDAFDAARRKLEDFARKQRGEVKTHEVESRGRIARLFPEEGYGFIETATGEELYFHRFNVVHPDFEHLRVGDEVTFLVETADEGLQANRVTVHRA
- a CDS encoding ABC transporter ATP-binding protein/permease — protein: MPRRGFTWSSILALLREHRRSLLIAHAVAIGGALASVPVPLLMPLMVDEVLLQKPGPMVEMIDRLTPAAWHGPVLYILAALLLTLLLRLTALVLGVWQAREFVLIAKDVVYRMREQLLLRLSRIALAEYETLGSGTVASHLVKDLDAVDNFIGVSISKFVVAVLSIIGTAVVLLWMHWKLALFILLLNPAVIYFTMVLGKRVKELKKRENSAFELFQQSLTETLDAIHQIRALNRERHYIAQVIDRARGIRTHTAAFSWKSDAAGRLSFLVFLFGFDVFRALAMFMVLFSGLSIGQMMAVFGYLWFMMGPVQEILGIQYAYYGAKAALSRVNKLLRLQEEPEYPHLKNPFRGKRTVSLAVEDVYFSYGDTPVLNGVSLSIAPGEKVALVGASGGGKSTLVQVILGLYTPQSGTVRFDGVPIEEIGLDVVRSHVGTVLQHPALFNETVRMNLTLGRELTDDQLWRALEIAQLADTVRAMPKGLDTLIGRQGVRLSGGQRQRLAIARLVLSEPQVVILDEATSALDAETEARVHAALADFLEGRTTLIIAHRLSAVKQADRALVFENGQIVEEGAHEQLIRRDGLYARLYGALQH
- a CDS encoding peptidyl-prolyl cis-trans isomerase — translated: MVEMQTNLGTVVIELYPDKAPKTVENFLRYVESGHYKGTIFHRVIAGFMIQGGGFDTRFREKPTGPPIPNEANNGLRNERYTVAMARTMEPHSATGQFFINVRDNDFLNYTAPTVRGWGYAVFGRVIRGEEVVDRIARLPTGAGGPFPADVPQQMVVIEDMRRVQ
- a CDS encoding DUF255 domain-containing protein, which translates into the protein MYRFRLLTLLCLLTSTQAWADPPPGYPFLPFDEGVVRARKENKPLFIYFGRFGCAWCDEVNKKTFVDPQLKSLLTRHYVLVYVDAESGKRLRLPSGERITEADLGVRWRAFATPLFLYMLPDGTELVRVPGIQTVEDFLHYDRYVREGHYRSQTLTEFLRAAP
- a CDS encoding cold-shock protein gives rise to the protein MATGTVKWFNDAKGFGFITPDGGGDDLFAHFSAIQGSGFKTLAENQRVTFDVTEGPKGKQASNIRPA
- the infA gene encoding translation initiation factor IF-1, encoding MAKEELIELTGTVTEVLPDTRFRVLLENGVDVVAYASGKMRKFRIRILEGDRVTVEMSPYDLTKARISFRHKDERPAAPLPRPASFRRR
- a CDS encoding heme-binding protein, with translation MRQRLCLIFAASALLVVSAQAADLPVAVKIPRLTVEASEKLARATLEACRKQGIQIAVTVVDRSGDPMVVLRDTLAPRLTLEVSRQKAYTAVNFNASTGSMAGRFTHPFSVGKVEGLVFSAGGLPIEAAGNIVGAVGVSGAPTGEQDEACAKAGLNAIAMDLETAAL